In Atopobium sp. oral taxon 416, the genomic stretch CCTGCGAAGACCCATCTCAGGGAGGCACGCGCATGCCAGATGGGAGAGGCGCTGCAGGACGTCTATTCATGCGCAGACAGGGAATCGGCGGCAGCAGCCCCAGAGCGCCTCTGCTCGTGGATGATGCACTCTGCCGTGGCCGAGATGAAGAGCGTGGCGAGGACCTTCAGGAAGGAGCGGGAGGGGATCTTGAACTGGTGGAAGAGGGGATCTACCAACTCGTTCCTGGAAGGGCTCAACTCGGTCGTGCAGTCCGCCCGCAGCATCGCCAGGGGCTTCAGAAGCATCGCCTACTTCAGGACGATGATCTTCCTCAGGCTAGGCCGTCTGGACTTCACAGCCCAGAAGAAGCTCGCATGCGCTACCCACTAGAAACAGCGAAGAGCCTTTTATGAGAGGCCCCACACAGATCCTTGTTCGCTGCCGGCCTGAAGCCCTCTTAAGAACCTAGGGAAACGATGATTAATGCCTATGCCGGCCGCGAAAGGCCACGTAGCTAGTCCTTTCTGGCACATTATTGGGAATTAATCATCGTTTCCCTAGCTCAGGTGCTCTCTGAGCCCCCTTACCCGATTATTGTCACGTCAAACACAGAGAGAACGTGAGCTGCCTTTGCATGTATCTTTGGAGTTAATAGTAAGAGATCAATAGACAATTTGTTCATTGTTCTGCAGGGAAAGTTTCATAGAGTAAAGTTTTAAGCGTCTAGGACAAGGAGTGTATACATGTTTGATAAATTACCTGTTCCGGGTCGCAACGACCCCTGCTGGTGCGGAAGCGGCAAGAAATACAAGAAATGCCATGCAGCAGCCGATGAGAAAATGGAGGAGTTCGTGCTGAAGGGGGAAGAAGTGCTGCCACGCTCACTTCTGAAGACGAAGAAGGATATTGAGGGCATCAAAGCCTCTGCCGCCATCAACATAGGTGTGCTCGACTATGTGGGGAACCACATTAGGGCCGGCGTCTCCACGATGAACATCAACGAGTGGGTCGAATCCTACTTAAGTGACCACGGTGCCGTATCCGCAGACTTGAACTTTGAGGGCTATCCCTACAGCGTCTGCACTTCGATCAACGATGTGGTCTGCCACGGGTTCCCCAACAAGAAGGACGTCCTGAAGGACGGCGACATTATCAATGTCGATATGTCCACCATCAAAGACGGCTATTTCTCTGACTCCTCCCGTATGTTCTGTATCGGAAACGTGAGCGACGAACGGAAACGGCTCGTTGAGGTCACGCACGACGCAGTCCAAGCCGGACTCACCGCCGTAAAGCCCTGGGGACACCTGGGCGATGTGGGCGACGCGGTCCATCAGGTTGCCCTCGATGCTGGGTTTACTGTGGTGCGTGACTATGGCGGTCATGGTATCGGCAAAGAGTTCCACGAGGATCCGTTCGTGAGCTTTGTCGCAAAGCCACACACTGGTCCGATCCTGGTTCCAGGTATGTGCTTCACGATCGAACCGATGGTCAACGCTGGCAAACCGGACATCAAGATTGAGCGTTCTAACGGCTGGATCGTCCGCACCAAAGACGGCTCCGATTCCGCTCAGTGGGAAGTGCAGCTGGTCGTTACCAAGGATGGCTACGAGCTGCTCTCCTGGTAGCGTCTTAGCTATATCCGTACTCTTTCAGGTCAGGTCTTACGGCATAGGCCTGGCTTTCTTTTTGGCTCTTCGACGTTTCCCTAGCGACAACACACACCACCGTGTGGAGAATAATCTTCGTCTCCGTGGGCATCGTCTCAGTCACGGTTGCGCTGCGTGACGGCTTTTCCCCGATGTGTTCCTACCCTTTGATCTGCTTCCACTCGCACCTTAAGGCATGGGCTAGGTAGTACCTGCACTCGTCGCGATACCGATCGGCTTCATTATCGAGCACACACAGGACCGCTCAAGCACACTAAGCGCTTTTTCACTGGTCCACAGGGCAACATAGCGCCTTTAGGAGCTGTGCCTGCTGACCGTTCTCCCGCAATAGCTGCCTGCATGATTCAGCCAAAGGGCTATCAAAAATTTGTATCGTTCAATAGAGCAGTAGGGGCCATATCCTCGTGATACGGCCCCTACATTTATGCCCCTCGTATGTCCTGAAATGCTACTGCTTCTTTAAGCAAAGCTGCGGCCCGTCGGCGTAGTCCACAGGGTGAGATCACTTGCAGGGTTCGGAGCAGTCGTCACCGTATAGGTGAACGTCGTAGTGTTGGAGGGTAAGGTATTGACGTAGCCAGCGTACACATCGTGGTCGTAGAGCGTCGCCTCTCCCTGGTTCATGACCTCGTCCGCATCGATCTGGAAATTGCTGATCGAGCCGCCGGCGGGAGCCATTGCGAGGAAGGAGGTGATCATTCCATAGCCGTGTGACTCCGGAACAATGCCCGTGATGTACTCAGTCAGCTCATGCTGCATCTGATCGAGCGTCGTCGTATTGTGCAGAGTCACGGTCACCGGATAGGATACGCTGCCGTCGTCGTTGGTCGTGGGCTCACCCACGCTGCTGCGCATATCGAGGTACCAATCGAGCTTGGAGCCGGTTTTATCGTAGATGTAGAACCCAGCCCTCGGGTTTGCCGCGTCTTGGTTGATCTCCCCGTCGGCACCGAGGGCGGTGACCGCCTGCTCTTCGTCTGCGTTATTCATGTAGGCCAACAGACGTCCCTGTGTGATGCCGTCCCGGATAGTGGTAAACGCATCGACTAGATTGATAGAGCTCATTGAGCTTTTGAGTTTCTCCATCGTTCCGCTCGCGACCTCAGAAAAGAAGGGGTCCTGTTTCGCAGGGTCGAGGAAATACACCTGATTCAGCAGAACCTGAGCAGCATTGTCCCCGTCGACAACCGTACCGTCCGAAGTCGTGATCCCACCGGTCAGCTTGAGCATGCTCTGCAGGAAGACCGGGTCAAGGGCGATCACACCGTCGACGTCTCCATGGTCCTCTGCGTTCCAGCACCACTCCATCAGCTGGGCCGCACGCGGGAAGCTCGGGACGACATTTACGTCAGCTGGGGCAAACGAGGCACCGGACTGCATGAGCGTACCGACGACGGAGAACTCCTCGTCAGTCAGGGGGATCGTGCCCTGCGGGAAATGACCGCTGGCAGGCTCATAGTCCCCCAGAGTGATCGTTCCGTTATCGACGATCATCGGGATCCTAGATCCGGGGAAGCCGCCGGTGGAGCGGATCTCAGAGTTATTCTGCGCGACGATCAGATAGGTGCGCGGCCCATTGGCACCGAGCAGTGACGGCAGATAGGGCTGAACTTTCGCAAGCTCTGTCGTGGCGGCATCCAGACCATCCAGCGTTGTTTTGACCTTCTGCAACGGAGTGTTGATCTGATCCATCGAAGTAGGACCGATCGCATCAATCTGCTGCGAGGCATTCTCAATCGCCGGCTGTACCTGGATCAACTCGGCGGTGAGCGCCGTAAAAGCCGGGACATTGATAGCGCCATCTGAGAAGATCGCGCCGGAGGCATCTTGGCTCATGCGCTCGGCAATCGGGGTTACCACCTGGGTGGACAGGTCATTGGCTACGCCCGTCAACGCACGTACCTTCGGGATATCCGCCCCGGGGCCGGGGAAGACGCTCGCGATGTTCCACCAAGGGCTAGAGACTTCGTTGTTCATCTCAGAGGTAAGGTCTGTGATCCTCGTGGCACTCGTATTCATCGCCGACGTATCGCCTGAAGCGAGGTTCTTTGAGAAGTTGTTCGCTTCCTGCGTCAATTCGCTTGCATCGTCAGCCACCGTCTGCGCACTGTGGTAGACGCCGAAGGCCGCGATGCCGAGCACGACGACGATTGCGACGATCACGCGCACGATAATCGTGGTGCGGTGTTCCTTAGCGTGATGATAGCGATGCTTGCTGTTCTGCTCCGACTCCTGCACGAATGAGGGGTCAGTAAAGGGATCCCAGTTACCTGAGGCGTCAGGGGTGGCATGGCGTACGGGTTGTACGTTCTCTTCTGGTTCCTGCTCTGAATCCGACGGTTCATCCAACGAGGCGGATTTGGTATAGATCGGTGAGACCGAACGGACAGCTTTTGCGTGTACGTGGTGGCTTGCTTTGCCGTTTCTCTCCACGTTCTGACCAACGTCTTTATTGTCCGTGCTGTCAGACGAGTTCTTCTCCGCCATGAAAGCAATCCCTTCTCAGTGAAAACAAACAACGGCTATGTTACAGGATAGCGTTCCCCCGCCTCGGATTGGCCAATTTATCCCCGTAGCGGTCAACCGCGCGTTCAAACAGCGCGTAGTGTTTCACCCGATGTGCGTCACTTGCAATATAGGTGTAAAGCCCCCGCTCGAACAATTTCTTTGCGATCCGTTTTGCGTGGCCCAAACGTCCCCCGTGAATAAAGTCACCGGAAGCCTGCAGCTCACAGCCCAGATCCACCAGACGTTGGGCGAGCTCAATGTTTTTGCGGATCGCGGCATAGCGCTCAGGGTGGGCGATCACCACACGGTAGCCCAGTCCCTGCACGATATAGATCGTGCGCTCATAGGCCGCAAAGGAATCCTCAGTGCAGTTGGTATCAAGCTCAAGCAAAAACTGCCCGGTCTCGGGGGTCAGCAGATAGGGCGCCCACTTCCTCACGCCTAGCTGCATCAGCTTGGTGTGGTTCACCTCAAAGCCCATGTATATCGGGAATCCTGAGGCTGCAGCTTTGAATTGCTGAAAAGCGTGCTGCATCCGCTCATAGTCAAAATAGGGGTCCCTGCAATGGGGCGTACAGATAATGCTGGTGATGCCAGAGTGCTGTGCGGCCTCAAGCATCTTAAGGCTGTAGTCAAGGTTCGGGGATCCGTCATCGACGCCCGGCAGTATGTGGCAATGTATATCCTGCATGATACCTTAGTGGTTGACAGTTGAGGCATCGTCCGTGTAGTAACCGGCATTCTTCAGAAGCTCAGTAGTCTCATCGAGCGCAACCTTCACGGGCTTCTCAGAAGCTAAATGCGTTGCCGGACGACGATATGCCACAGCGGTTACATCCTGTGAGTTGTCGCTGTCATTAGGCGTCGCCTGCGCGTTATCAGGGGTGGCCACTGGAGCCTTCGAGGTATGCGGCGTATCCTCCTTCAGTATCTCGTAGGACTTGTTGTTGTCCTTGTTGGAAGATCCTTCCTCGTAGTAGTCATAGTACTTGTTCGAGGTATCCGCATCGGTGAAGTTGAGTATTGTGCCAATCACATGGGCACCTGCCT encodes the following:
- a CDS encoding transposase; amino-acid sequence: MKKKESLTKLQLAKREELDPAKTHLREARACQMGEALQDVYSCADRESAAAAPERLCSWMMHSAVAEMKSVARTFRKEREGILNWWKRGSTNSFLEGLNSVVQSARSIARGFRSIAYFRTMIFLRLGRLDFTAQKKLACATH
- a CDS encoding CpsB/CapC family capsule biosynthesis tyrosine phosphatase; translated protein: MQDIHCHILPGVDDGSPNLDYSLKMLEAAQHSGITSIICTPHCRDPYFDYERMQHAFQQFKAAASGFPIYMGFEVNHTKLMQLGVRKWAPYLLTPETGQFLLELDTNCTEDSFAAYERTIYIVQGLGYRVVIAHPERYAAIRKNIELAQRLVDLGCELQASGDFIHGGRLGHAKRIAKKLFERGLYTYIASDAHRVKHYALFERAVDRYGDKLANPRRGNAIL
- a CDS encoding methionyl aminopeptidase, giving the protein MFDKLPVPGRNDPCWCGSGKKYKKCHAAADEKMEEFVLKGEEVLPRSLLKTKKDIEGIKASAAINIGVLDYVGNHIRAGVSTMNINEWVESYLSDHGAVSADLNFEGYPYSVCTSINDVVCHGFPNKKDVLKDGDIINVDMSTIKDGYFSDSSRMFCIGNVSDERKRLVEVTHDAVQAGLTAVKPWGHLGDVGDAVHQVALDAGFTVVRDYGGHGIGKEFHEDPFVSFVAKPHTGPILVPGMCFTIEPMVNAGKPDIKIERSNGWIVRTKDGSDSAQWEVQLVVTKDGYELLSW
- a CDS encoding DUF4012 domain-containing protein, coding for MAEKNSSDSTDNKDVGQNVERNGKASHHVHAKAVRSVSPIYTKSASLDEPSDSEQEPEENVQPVRHATPDASGNWDPFTDPSFVQESEQNSKHRYHHAKEHRTTIIVRVIVAIVVVLGIAAFGVYHSAQTVADDASELTQEANNFSKNLASGDTSAMNTSATRITDLTSEMNNEVSSPWWNIASVFPGPGADIPKVRALTGVANDLSTQVVTPIAERMSQDASGAIFSDGAINVPAFTALTAELIQVQPAIENASQQIDAIGPTSMDQINTPLQKVKTTLDGLDAATTELAKVQPYLPSLLGANGPRTYLIVAQNNSEIRSTGGFPGSRIPMIVDNGTITLGDYEPASGHFPQGTIPLTDEEFSVVGTLMQSGASFAPADVNVVPSFPRAAQLMEWCWNAEDHGDVDGVIALDPVFLQSMLKLTGGITTSDGTVVDGDNAAQVLLNQVYFLDPAKQDPFFSEVASGTMEKLKSSMSSINLVDAFTTIRDGITQGRLLAYMNNADEEQAVTALGADGEINQDAANPRAGFYIYDKTGSKLDWYLDMRSSVGEPTTNDDGSVSYPVTVTLHNTTTLDQMQHELTEYITGIVPESHGYGMITSFLAMAPAGGSISNFQIDADEVMNQGEATLYDHDVYAGYVNTLPSNTTTFTYTVTTAPNPASDLTLWTTPTGRSFA